One Spea bombifrons isolate aSpeBom1 chromosome 1, aSpeBom1.2.pri, whole genome shotgun sequence DNA window includes the following coding sequences:
- the LOC128465743 gene encoding 40S ribosomal protein S11 produces MADIQTERAYQKQPTIFQNKKRVLLGETGKEKLPRYYRNVGLGFKTPREAIDGTYIDKKCLFTGNVSIRGRILSGVVTKMKMQRTIVIRRDYLHYNRFEKRHKNMSVHLSPCFRDVQMGDIVTVGECRPLSKTVRFNVLKITRAVGTKKQFQKF; encoded by the coding sequence ATGGCGGACATCCAGACCGAGAGGGCTTATCAGAAGCAGCCAACGATCTTCCAGAACAAGAAGCGGGTTCTTCTGGGAGAGACAGGCAAAGAGAAGCTCCCCCGTTACTACAGGAACGTCGGGCTGGGATTCAAGACCCCCAGAGAGGCAATCGATGGCACCTACATCGACAAGAAGTGCCTGTTCACAGGCAACGTGTCCATCAGGGGCCGTATCCTGTCAGGTGTGGTCACCAAGATGAAGATGCAGCGCACCATTGTCATCCGCAGAGACTATCTGCACTACAACCGCTTCGAGAAACGCCACAAGAACATGTCTGTGCATCTGTCCCCCTGCTTCAGAGATGTCCAGATGGGAGATATCGTGACCGTCGGAGAGTGCCGTCCGCTCAGTAAAACGGTCCGGTTCAATGTCCTGAAAATCACCAGAGCTGTAGGAACCAAGAAACAATTCCAGAAGTTCTAA